In Agromyces archimandritae, one genomic interval encodes:
- a CDS encoding Fpg/Nei family DNA glycosylase, with protein sequence MPEGHSVHRIARQFERNFVGHRVHASSPQGRFAAGAAEIDGRRMTDARAIGKQMFLGFEGDRWLRVHLGMYGAWDFAGEILMDATIASANGRMGQTNQRGTFLDSPNPDAIYDTAGENSVTSIGAPRKARLRMAESEKQESAPASFPPEPVGQVRVRLLTDTVCADLRGPTACEVLDPAQVETVVAKLGPDPLIDPGADAESRFAAAVRKKRTAIGLLLMDQSVVAGIGNVYRAELLFRARQNPHTPGASLPEEHVRHLWQDWAKLLKVGVETGQMMTMDDLEPEAYRKAMASRADRHWVYKREGLPCRVCGTNIVLEEMGNRKLYWCPYCQA encoded by the coding sequence ATGCCCGAGGGGCATTCCGTCCACCGCATCGCCCGCCAGTTCGAGCGCAACTTCGTCGGGCACCGGGTGCACGCCTCGAGCCCGCAGGGGCGCTTCGCCGCCGGCGCCGCGGAGATCGACGGGCGGCGGATGACGGATGCCCGCGCGATCGGCAAGCAGATGTTCCTCGGCTTCGAAGGCGACCGCTGGCTGCGGGTGCACCTCGGCATGTACGGGGCGTGGGACTTCGCCGGCGAGATCCTGATGGATGCGACGATCGCTTCGGCGAACGGGCGGATGGGGCAGACGAACCAGCGCGGCACCTTCCTCGACTCGCCGAACCCCGACGCGATCTACGACACCGCCGGCGAGAACTCCGTCACCTCGATCGGGGCGCCGCGCAAGGCGCGACTGCGGATGGCCGAGTCCGAGAAGCAGGAGAGCGCCCCCGCATCCTTCCCGCCCGAGCCCGTCGGGCAGGTGCGGGTGCGGCTGCTGACCGACACCGTCTGCGCCGACCTCCGCGGCCCCACCGCCTGCGAGGTGCTGGACCCCGCCCAGGTCGAGACGGTCGTCGCCAAGCTCGGCCCCGATCCGCTCATCGACCCCGGCGCGGATGCCGAGTCGCGATTCGCCGCCGCCGTCCGCAAGAAGCGCACTGCCATCGGTCTCCTCCTCATGGACCAGTCCGTCGTCGCCGGCATCGGCAACGTCTACCGCGCCGAACTCCTCTTCCGCGCCCGGCAGAACCCGCACACCCCGGGGGCTTCGCTGCCCGAGGAGCATGTGCGCCATCTTTGGCAGGACTGGGCGAAGCTGCTGAAGGTCGGCGTGGAGACCGGGCAGATGATGACGATGGACGACCTCGAACCCGAGGCGTACCGCAAGGCGATGGCCAGTCGCGCCGACCGCCACTGGGTGTACAAGCGCGAGGGACTGCCGTGCCGCGTCTGCGGCACGAACATCGTGCTCGAGGAGATGGGCAACCGCAAGCTCTACTGGTGCCCCTATTGCCAGGCGTGA
- a CDS encoding multicopper oxidase family protein translates to MSTTAIRRPRAVIATTAALAAGAAGIALAFAGCGLAGPGTVSTIGEVDFARPLAIPPLAESWVDADGARVFELEARAGSTEFTDGVPSETWGFNGPYLGPTLVAERGERVRVEVANALDEPTSVHWHGMHLPAKMDGGPHQAVEPGGEWMPEWEIDQPAATLWYHPHPHGETERHVERGLAGMFLLHDDAERALGLPSEYGVDDVPVIVQDASFDDDGRRGRRPGGFAGALGDDLLVNGTLGPFLDVTSEVTRLRLLNGSTARIYDFAFDDRRTVQLIGTDGGLLEAPVDTEHVRLSPGERAEVLVRMEPGERAVLQSRMSADALGAPEQLAAPNGGTDAFDVLELRAGSALGAADDAPDRLVDVPDFDPADVAVERDFSLGGHEIDDREMDMGRIDETVTVGTLERWTVRNEQQLPHSFHVHDVQFRIESIGGQPPPAELAGWKDTIYLAPRTDFRLLMRFDDHADPETPYMYHCHLLQHEDQGMMGQFVVVEPGGRATMTERNDHDHH, encoded by the coding sequence ATGAGCACCACCGCCATCCGCCGCCCCCGCGCCGTCATCGCGACGACGGCCGCGCTCGCCGCGGGCGCCGCGGGCATCGCGCTCGCCTTCGCCGGATGCGGCCTCGCCGGGCCGGGCACGGTCTCGACGATCGGAGAGGTCGACTTCGCACGGCCCCTCGCGATCCCGCCGCTGGCCGAGTCGTGGGTGGATGCCGACGGCGCACGCGTCTTCGAGCTCGAGGCCCGCGCCGGCAGCACCGAGTTCACCGACGGCGTGCCGAGCGAGACCTGGGGGTTCAACGGCCCCTACCTCGGCCCGACGCTCGTCGCCGAGCGCGGCGAACGCGTCCGCGTCGAGGTGGCCAACGCCCTCGACGAGCCCACGAGCGTCCACTGGCACGGCATGCACCTGCCCGCGAAGATGGACGGCGGACCCCACCAGGCCGTCGAGCCGGGCGGCGAGTGGATGCCGGAGTGGGAGATCGACCAGCCGGCCGCGACCCTCTGGTACCACCCGCATCCGCACGGCGAGACCGAACGCCACGTCGAACGCGGGCTGGCCGGCATGTTCCTCCTCCACGACGACGCCGAACGCGCCCTCGGTCTGCCGTCGGAGTACGGCGTCGACGACGTCCCCGTCATCGTTCAGGATGCGAGTTTCGACGACGACGGACGCCGAGGCCGGCGACCCGGCGGCTTCGCCGGCGCCCTCGGCGACGACCTGCTCGTCAACGGAACGCTCGGCCCCTTCCTCGACGTCACGAGCGAGGTCACGAGGCTCCGGCTCCTGAACGGCTCCACCGCCCGCATCTACGACTTCGCCTTCGACGACCGGCGCACCGTGCAGCTCATCGGCACCGACGGCGGCCTCCTGGAAGCCCCCGTCGACACCGAGCATGTGCGGCTCTCACCGGGGGAGCGTGCCGAGGTCCTCGTGCGCATGGAACCCGGCGAGCGTGCCGTGCTGCAGTCCCGGATGAGCGCCGACGCACTCGGCGCACCCGAGCAGCTCGCCGCCCCGAACGGCGGCACCGACGCCTTCGACGTGCTCGAGCTCCGTGCGGGATCCGCCCTCGGCGCCGCCGACGACGCCCCCGACCGCCTCGTCGACGTCCCCGACTTCGACCCCGCCGACGTCGCCGTCGAACGCGACTTCTCCCTCGGCGGGCACGAGATCGACGACCGGGAGATGGACATGGGCCGTATCGACGAGACCGTCACCGTCGGCACCCTCGAACGGTGGACCGTCCGGAACGAGCAGCAGCTGCCGCACAGCTTCCACGTGCACGACGTGCAGTTCCGCATCGAATCGATCGGCGGGCAGCCGCCGCCGGCCGAACTCGCCGGGTGGAAGGACACGATCTACCTCGCTCCCCGCACCGACTTCCGGCTGCTCATGCGTTTCGACGACCACGCGGACCCCGAGACGCCGTACATGTACCACTGCCACCTGCTGCAGCACGAAGACCAGGGGATGATGGGGCAATTCGTCGTCGTCGAACCGGGCGGTCGTGC